The Rhizoctonia solani chromosome 4, complete sequence genome contains a region encoding:
- a CDS encoding major facilitator superfamily transporter → MGFPNISPYPPPPPLELLAKTKTLAPASVLTKCIFDPHLPVNALSVLPNASRTSLSKAPSTGIERSASPSRRHPHDQEAIEMNVLGEKPVDSTSMSSMAAPEIPAWTMSTKKEWIAIMACCSCLFMAGWNDATTGPLLPTIQAHYGVNFTIVSMLFVSNCVGFISAAVINIHLTDQLGFGKVILLAYAVNGFGIALQDAQANGFVAELPNNASAKMGLLHAVYGAGAFIAPLVATQFAQLQRWSFHYLTSLGVSLANAIVLLVVFKLRRQHDIMGLPDPNTAHAHTEVAQASGSSNKYKQIFSSRAVQLMAFFVWVYVGVEVTIGGNPLYPIAMNITGAIVPKRILTGSIGWIASFGQAGSAVFPFMTGALAQKRQSSATHVGWNDFGTYVLWTLIPASPQRRGD, encoded by the exons ATGGGTTTCCCCAACATTTCTCCGTATCCACCACCGCCCCCG CTGGAGCTCCTCGCCAAAACCAAGACTCTCGCCCCTGCGAGTGTTCTCACAAAATGCATCTTCGACCCTCACTTACCTGTCAATGCATTATCGGTCCTTCCAAATGCTAGTCGAACCTCTTTATCCAAGGCCCCTAGTACTGGTATTGAAAGGTCTGCTTCACCCAGCCGCCGACATCCACACGATCAAGAAGCTATTGAGATGAACGTGCTCGGAGAAAAGCCCGTAGACTCTACCTCTATGTCATCAATGGCGGCTCCAGAGATCCCTGCATGGACTATGAGCACTAAAAAAGAGTGGATTGCAATCATGGCGTGCTGCTCGTGTTTGTTTATG GCGGGATGGAACGACGCTACTACCGGTCCTCTTTTGCCTACCATACAAGCGCATTATGGAGTAAACTTCACCATTGTTTCCATGCTTTTCGTATCCAATTGTGTTGGTTTCATCTCTGCTGCTGTGATCAATA TTCATTTAACCGACCAACTGGGATTTGGAAAAGTCATTTTGCTAG CATATGCAGTGAACGGATTCG GCATTGCGCTCCAAGACGCTCAGGCAAATGGATTTGTAGCAGAGTTGCCAAACAATGCGTCCGCCAAGATGGGCTTGCTCCATGCGGTTTACG GTGCTGGTGCATTTATTGCCCCACTTGTGGCTACCCAATTTGCTCAGCTGCAAAGATGGTCCTTCCACTATCTAACTTCTCTAGGAGTTTCTTTGGCCAATGCGATAGTTTTGTTGGTCGTATTCAAGCTTCGGAGGCAACATG ATATTATGGGCCTACCCGACCCCAATACCGCGCATGCCCACACTGAAGTAGCTCAAGCCTCAGGTAGTAGCAACAAATACAAGCAAATATTCAGCTCGCGCGCGGTCCAACTAATGGCTTTCTTTGTCTGGGTCTATGTTGGGGTGGAAGTCACCATTGGAGGCAA CCCACTGTATCCTATTGCGATGAACATTACGGGAGCAATTGTTCCAAAACG AATTCTCACCGGAAGTATTGGCTGGATAGCATC CTTTGGTCAAGCTGGATCCGCtgtctttccatttatgacTGGTGCCTTGGCTCAAAAG CGTCAGAGTTCTGCAACCCAT GTTGGTTGGAATGATTTCGGCACTTATGTCCTTTGGACGCTGATCCCAGCCAGTCCACAACGCCGTGGAGACTGA
- a CDS encoding adipose-regulatory protein (Seipin): MKALPPENLPQNVQTKRLWSSLLENTNPDRVQDAYTDAGQRVMPIITNLEPLMLAIWHMAQWSLDLNFHAKSQRRLAMAFVAEEGGKLGPVLETFGVALELISDRISHDHKPESAGYFNPMDHTTIKPTTREARVEGLNRLVHIEHPSTNLTNCPPRGRLYDHTSGLISYLCGRRDHCGEVDTDGWNVELWMQYGEQATPFARTSLPALTPGQPYDVLLSLQVPLTPENLALGNFMTKLILTDAKNSTVATANRPSLVLRERSSWIPFLKHSPQTETIVVPLLDHWSPSSQPGNLLNHGVAVARGTSHMGFHAFVAVGRPDAWKSIGSGQGKELSIARATLQGHVKLHGIRGFFARHKHLLFTLTTVVFFVASTGAALIFYLVLAPSLSEGDNTGVDTKPLIQEQGTQTTPRMRFKDYDTEPPSTSETEYSWTSGGPGSRIKVESDEDETSTE; the protein is encoded by the exons ATGAAGGCATTGCCACCCGAGAACTTGCCTCAAAACGTTCAGACCAAGCGCTTATGGTCAAGTTTATTAGAGAATACAAACCCCGACCGGGTCCAAGACGCATATACTGATGCTGGACAAAGGGTCATGCCAATTATTACCAATTTGGAACCTCTTATGCTCGCTATTTGGCACATGGCCCAATGGAGCTTGGACCTAAACTTTCATGCCAAGTCTCAGAGACGATTGGCTATGGCCTTTGTTGCTGAAGAAGGTGGTAAACTTGGGCCA GTTCTTGAAACATTTGGCGTAGCACTGGAATTGATAT CTGACCGTATATCACATGACCACAAACCAGAATCAGCTGGGTATTTCAACCCGATGGATCACACAACCATCAAGCCGACGACTCGAGAAGCACGAGTTGAAGGGCTA AATAGGCTTGTTCATATTGAGCATCCCTCGACGAACCTTACCAACTGTCCTCCACGTGGCCGCCTTTACGACCATACTTCCGGCCTTATTAGCTATCTCTGTGGGCGCAGGGATCACTGTGGTGAAGTTGATACCGATGGATGGAATGTCGAACTGTGGATGCAATATGG CGAACAAGCTACACCTTTTGCTCGCACAAGTCTCCCAGCCCTAACGCCTGGACAACCCTATGATGTCCTTTTGTCCCTTCAAGTTCCTCTCACTCCGGAGAATCTTGCACTAG GAAATTTTATGACAAAACTCATCTTAACTGATGCGAAGAACTCAACTGTAGCAACCGCAAACCGCCCG TCGCTAGTGTTAAGAGAACGATCGTCTTGGATCCCCTTTCTTAAGCATTCGCCTCAGACCGAAACCATTGTAGTGCCACTTCTAGATCATTGGTCTCCATCATCCCAACCTGGAAATTTGTTGAATCACGGGGTAGCAGTTGCACGAGGAACCAGCCATATGGGCTTTCATGCATTTGTTGCAGTTGGTAGACCGGACGCCTGGAAGAGTATAGGAAGCGGCCAAGGGAAAGAATTGAGCATAGCGCGAGCTACCTTGCAGGGTCACGTCAAGCTCCACGGAATAAG GGGATTCTTTGCACGACACAAGCACCTATTATTCACGCTCACTACCGTAGTATTCTTTGTCGCATCTACGGGCGCAGCTTTAATCTTCTATCTGGTACTTGCGCCGAGCCTCTCGGAGGGTGATAATACGGGAGTTGACACGAAACCATTGATTCAAGAACAAGGGACGCAAACAACTCCGAGAATGCGCTTCAAGGATTATGACACAGAGCCACCCTCGACCTCTGAGACGGAGTACTCTTGGACATCTGGTGGCCCAGGGTCACGGATCAAAGTTGAGTCGGACGAGGACGAGACTTCCACAGAATAG
- a CDS encoding LCCL domain protein, producing the protein MSQRDAHQARLTHLENGVSSDVELNDLPRQSDTTSAATLSKYPAPDPLLSHASEEHVAKSSGPSPAWKRRIHSLCHSHPKLWRAYMWLRGPDPPTPIHPTPLLDSMRLRWRGHTTHVSLGLESWWLKLSHPLRRRWILVLFCAVYIIVVAFISRSNSFLTPAQSFIDCTSTYWLKDDGCGLNGQSCSPFTAPDFEFRCPGDCLSVTLANPRTVGVAQLVYTSLVVGGGDSNQTYRGDSWICPAAIQAGVASASKGGCGTLRLVGNYTDFLPTVAHGVSSIGFPSVFPVSFRFLESSSLGSCTDLRSYALAYNVICTSILMLLLRPEPIWIFWSLLCVGFWHITLFSDPRSAPPILSDGFGTFLPALFVGYAFWRSAWRFTLPKFEGMPLERVVWYLAPFWAGVYFNVLTAKIPIDRLVASDLEREGAIAALVVVAIVVLIIILNQVWIIRQAGMFFYYLSRYTLAGIAIAVLVSLPGLTFRLHHYFAAILLMPLTAIPSRVSALRRDAPLGSSLPTFITNSSTVVSSFANSSISWNAISSELSGSEGWNGFSLLVDDVQRLAGDSLSYNLSGLQAGVVHFFRLAYQRDGVSGDYTKAATLFPNGTWLDPLPGPS; encoded by the exons ATGTCTCAGCGAGACGCTCACCAGGCTCGCCTTACGCACCTTGAGAATGGTGTCTCGAGTGACGTAGAGCTCAATGATCTTCCGCGACAATCAGATACCACCTCTGCCGCAACTCTTTCCAAGTATCCGGCGCCAGATCCCTTGCTATCTCATGCGTCCGAAGAACATGTAGCAAAGTCGAGTGGCCCTAGTCCAGCCTGGAAGAGGCGCATCCACAGCTTGTGCCATTCCCACCCCAAGCTATGGAGAGCTTACATGTGGCTGAGGGGACCCGATCCCCCTACGCCTATACACCCAACGCCCTTGCTGGACTCAATGAGGTTGCGTTGGCGCGGTCACACGACCCATGTCAGCTTGGGTCTTGAGTCTTGGTGGTTGAAACTCTCTCACCCACTTCGGCGCCGATGGATTTTGGTGCTGTTCTGCGCCGTCTACATTATAGTCGTGGCATTTATATCCCGATCCAATTCATTTTTGACCCCGGCCCAATCATTTATAGATTGTACTTCGACGTACTGGCTCAAAGACGATGGTTGTGGTCTTAACGGACAATCGTGTTCTCCATTTACCGCACCAGACTTTGAGTTTCGCTGTCCAGGAGACTGTCTTTCGGTTACACTGGCTAACCCACGAACTGTGGGTGTAGCGCAATTGGTCTATACTTCACTGGTCGTCGGGGGTGGCGACAGCAATCAAACCTATAGAGGAGATTCATGGATTTGCCCCGCTGCAATCCAAGC TGGGGTGGCGTCGGCAAGTAAAGGGGGGTGTGGCACGCTACGCCTGGTCGGTAATTACACCGACTTCCTTCCTACAGTCGCCCACGGGGTTTCATCAATTGGGTTCCCAAGCGTATTCCCTGTGTCTTTTCGATTTTTAGAGTCAAGCTCTTTGGGTAGCTGCACAGACCTTCGAAGCTATGCGCTCGCTTATAACGTGATATGCACCAGTATTCTGATGCTGCTGCTTCGTCCAGAACCTATCTGGATATTTTGGTCCCTTTTATGCGTTGGTTTTTGGCAT ATAACACTCTTTAGCGACCCTCGATCCGCACCTCCTATTCTTTCCGA TGGTTTCGGTACATTCCTTCCCGCCCTTTTTGTCGGATATGCCTTTTGGAGATCTGCATGGCGGTTCACTCTTCCCAAGTTTGAGGGGATGCCCTTGGAACGAGTAGTCTGGTACCTCGCCCCCTTCTGGGCTGGCGTTTATTTTAATGTT TTAACGGCCAAAATACCTATCGATAGACTGGTAGCCTCGGATCTTGAGAGAGAAGGTGCAATTGCCGCCCTAGTGGTCGTTGCAATAGttgttttgattattatccTGAACCAAGTCTGGATAATACGGCAGGCCGGGATGTTCTTCTATTACCTCTCTAGATACACTTTGGCCGGAATTGCCATCGCTGTGTTGGTGTCCTTGCCTGGACTGACGTTCAGGCTTCACCAC TATTTCGCCGCCATATTACTTATGCCCTTGACGGCGATACCCAGCCGGGTTTCAGCG CTACGAAGAGATGCACCGCTTGGGTCGTCTCTCCCTACGTTTATTACCAACTCATCGACTGTTGTCTCCAGTTTTGCGAATAGTTCAATCAGTTGGAACGCTATCTCGTCGGAGTTATCAGGCTCCGAGGGCTGGAATGGATTCAGCTTACTGGTAGATGACGTACAGAGGTTGGCTGGCGACAGTTTATCGTACAACTTATCTGGACTACAAGCAGGAGTAGTACACTTCTTCAGGCTCGCA TACCAACGCGATGGAGTAAGCGGCGATTATACGAAAGCGGCGACTCTGTTCCCGAATGGAACGTGGCTAGACCCTTTGCCTGGACCTTCATAG
- a CDS encoding adenylate kinase has translation MSDTDERPPRKYPIIVITGTPGTGKSTCRAVKEKGLHEGFDEEWQSYIVDEDKVIDEIEPMTVNGGLILDWHTCDAFPERWVDLVVVLRCDHTKLWERLEARRVQALFTPPLCNGLTYLGILRVRNYPLQKIQENNTSEIMQTVLDEAKSSYAEEIIVELKSENTEDLEANVSRICTWVDSWMKDHGGDS, from the exons ATGTCCGATACGGATGAACGCCCTCCGCGCAAATACCCCATCATTGTGATAACTGGAACTCCTGGGACCGGAAAATCGACATGCAGAGCTG TTAAAGAAAAGGGACTGCATGAGGGATTTGACGAGGAGTGGCAGAGCTATATTGTCGATGAAGACAAG GTTATCGATGAAATCGAGCCTATGACAGTAAACGGGGGGCTGATCCTCGACTGGCATACATGCGATGCGTTCCCGGAGAGGTGGGTTGACCTCGTGGTTGTGTTGAGGTGCGACCATACCAAACTGTGGGAACGGCTAGAGGCTAGGCGAGTTCAAGCCCTTTTCACCCCCCCCCTTTGTAATGGATTGACTTACTTGGGAATACTTCGGGTTAGGAACTACCCTCTTCAAAAGATACAAGAAAACAATACATCGGAAATTATGCAAACAGTATTAGACGAAGCCAAATCATCATATGCAGAGGAGATCATTGTGGAGCTCAAGAGCGAAAATACGGAAGATCTGGAGGCTAATGTGTCCAGAATATGCACTTGGGTTGATAGCTGGATGAAGGATCATGGTGGAGATTCGTAA
- a CDS encoding 60S ribosome subunit biogenesis protein NIP7 — protein MRPLTEDESKTVFGKLANYIGKNLVHLVDRQDENYCFRLHRDRVYYLSESAMRMAISVARPNLVSLGTCFGKFSKSGKFKLHITALDYLAQYAKYKIWIKPNGEMPFLYGNHIVKAHLGRITEDTPEHQGVVVFSMNDIPLGFGVTSRSTVDTRKLDPTAIIVFHQADVGEYLRDEETLF, from the exons ATGCGGCCACTTACTGAAGACGAGAGCAAAACTGTGTTTGGTAAACTTGCCAACTACATC GGCAAGAATCTGGTCCACCTCGTTGATCGACAGGATGAGAACTACTGTTTCCGTTTGCACCGAGACAGAGTATATTATCTTTCTGAAAGCGCTATGCGCATGGCAATCTCCGTAGCCCGCCCGAATTTGGTCAGTTTAGGTACTTGCTTCGGCAAGTTTAGTAAGAGCGGCAAGTTCAAACTCCATATTACGGCCTTGGATTACCTCGCACAATATGCAAAGTATAAA ATCTGGATAAAGCCCAATGGCGAAATGCCCTTCCTGTATGGAAATCACATCGTCAAGGCGCATCTTGGGCGCATTACAGAAGACACACCCGAGCACCAGGGTGTTGTAGTGTTTAGCATGAACGATATCCCTCTC GGATTTGGCGTTACCTCTCGTTCCACCGTTGACACTCGAAAACTGGACCCCACAGCGATAATCGTGTTTCACCAAGC TGATGTTGGCGAATATCTTCGCGATGAAGAAACGCTTTTCTGA
- a CDS encoding Dual specificity phosphatase, catalytic domain, producing MTSIIPAPLPLRKKGPPSGLRIRVDSNASTSSLLPTTGSQPSLVLDTSPASLSAAPSTAETPSSPHVADQVTIRAADAAPAPVALAAQPSEQVPLPFPRPKRTSGRNMKQLSLQLPSSAASQHSTFSTAPPSTQRHDESDAASSSNATVQSRARRPPTLSVPVPQTASRPTFPPRQSFRARSSSIASITSVASVQVPGHLAATGAPMPASTSAFATRAKEDDNGAPYANGPIEILPGIWLGQEENARNWPDLASRGIRWVLNVAKEVAPPYMDDVPAPVDPREPPKTAVDDRLRIRPSASTPNLAQPQSAFLSRRRPGPPPVQAEQPQPRAVPFVPPTGGPTLLYIHLPWSHGQSDLVKYGFPSAMSFVDHAQRKGQGVLIHCQCGVSRSATLVIALVMRASIPRDDVEVPEDLKSIEGGMHNAYAYVKEKSRWVGPNMSLIYQLMEYERALTPRKGTPSVSSDGEELSEEEEWSRKRLAMEREDAEAEAAVAAEEDRTREAKDLDRAMEERMAAKKAGPPAPLMLNPPPASGPTAWKHRFPSRKRAGSVHSTFTTSDSVISEDPEEDDDSEDGEPNITVVSQNRIELVLGDETGTSARTTTDEEASPSAKFVANFADTAPKLLPPPGRAGMKHKRSASLAISANSLPSLPPPPSAPASKMSFGNIPVPPTIRTSFSSIPPPPLPRRLGTRGPAPPSAPATKPGFSFPVPGSRASSIKSHSSTRRPTPLPTVPSSPVAVPTLATPKTTRARPAPLRLPVTPPSNVTIVPSSSAPQQTLFVFPPDRSHTACTPSTLTLTTMTPRVESFVNPGPGVTPTPRKGSFGATRKPGAKRMSWLGMGVAPATPTTACSRVDAKGWVGLLPTATSVGKDPSTQQ from the exons ATGACATCGATCATCCCCGCCCCCCTTCCGCTACGCAAGAAGGGCCCTCCCTCTGGGCTCCGGATCCGCGTTGATTCGAACGCCAGCACCTCCAGCCTGTTGCCTACTACTGGATCTCAGCCATCACTTGTACTCGATACCTCACCAGCCAGCCTTTCTGCGGCCCCCAGCACCGCCGAGACGCCCTCAAGCCCACATGTTGCTGACCAGGTCACCATACGTGCTGCCGATGCCGCACCTGCTCCGGTTGCACTGGCTGCACAGCCATCAGAGCAGGTCCCGCTCCCCTTCCCCCGCCCTAAGCGTACATCGGGCCGGAATATGAAACAGCTCTCGCTCCAGCTGCCCTCATCTGCGGCCTCACAGCACTCTACCTTCTCCACCGCCCCGCCGTCCACACAGCGCCATGACGAGAGCGACGCAGCCTCATCCTCGAACGCTACTGTACAGTCCCGTGCCCGTCGACCTCCCACGCTTTCTGTCCCAGTCCCACAAACTGCTTCCCGTCCCACTTTCCCCCCTCGCCAGTCCTTCCGTGCAAGGAGCTCCTCTATCGCATCCATTACCTCTGTTGCATCCGTTCAGGTACCCGGCCATCTTGCCGCAACCGGTGCCCCTATGCCTGCATCCACCTCGGCGTTTGCAACTCGCGCCAAGGAGGACGACAATGGTGCCCCATATGCGAACGGCCCAATTGAAATTCTTCCCGGAAtttggcttggtcaggaggaAAATGCCCGCAACTGGCCGGACCTGGCGTCCCGGGGCATTCGATGGGTTCTCAACGTAGCCAAGGAAGTCGCTCCCCCGTACATGGATGATGTCCCTGCTCCGGTTGATCCACGCGAGCCCCCCAAGACAGCCGTCGACGATCGTCTCCGTATCCGCCCAAGCGCATCTACCCCCAACCTTGCCCAGCCTCAGTCTGCATTCCTCTCTCGTCGTCGGCCCGGCCCTCCTCCGGTACAAGCGGAGCAACCGCAGCCACGTGCAGTCCCCTTCGTTCCTCCGACAGGTGGTCCGACGTTGCTATACATCCATCTTCCTTGGTCTCACGGCCAAAGCGATCTTGTCAAATACGGGTTTCCTTCTGCCATGTCCTTTGTCGACCACGCACAACGCAAGGGACAGGGTGTTTTGATTCA CTGTCAATGTGGCGTGTCTCGCTCGGCAACACTAGTGATCGCTCTTGTTATGCGCGCATCCATACCCCGCGACGACGTTGAGGTCCCGGAAGATCTCAAATCTATTGAAGGTGGGATGCACAATGCATATGCTTATGTCAAGGAAAAGAGCAGATGGGTCGGCCCAAATATGTC TCTTATCTATCAGTTGATGGAGTACGAGCGTGCATTGACTCCCAGAAAGGGAACCCCGTCGGTCTCGTCAGACGGCGAGGAACTttccgaggaggaagagtGGTCCAGGAAGCGCCTTGCCATGGAAAGAGAAGACGCAGAAGCCGAAGCGGCAGTTGCTGCTGAGGAGGACCGTACGCGCGAGGCCAAGGATCTGGATCGTGCTATGGAAGAACGCATGGCAGCAAAGAAGGCCGGTCCCCCGGCTCCCTTGATGCTCAACCCACCACCCGCATCTGGGCCCACCGCGTGGAAGCACAGGTTCCCGTCTCGCAAGCGTGCGGGTAGTGTGCACAGCACTTTTACGACGAGTGACAGTGTCATTAGCGAAGATCCTGAAGAGGATGACGATAGCGAGGACGGTGAACCCAACATTACCGTGGTTTCCCAAAATAGGATCGAACTCGTCTTGGGCGATGAAACCGGTACTAGTGCTCGAACCACGACGGACGAGGAAGCCAGTCCTTCAGCCAAGTTTGTTGCGAACTTTGCTGACACCGCCCCCAAGCTGCTCCCCCCACCCGGAAGGGCCGGCATGAAACATAAGCGATCGGCTAGTTTGGCGATTTCAGCTAATTCTTTGCCTTCACTGCCGCCGCCACCCTCGGCGCCAGCATCCAAGATGTCTTTTGGGAATATCCCAGTACCGCCAACTATTCGGACCTCGTTTAGTTCAATTCCGCCTCCCCCGTTGCCACgcaggttgggtacacgcggTCCAGCTCCACCCTCGGCCCCTGCTACCAAACCCGGCTTTTCATTTCCGGTACCAGGGTCACGTGCGTCCTCGATCAAATCGCATTCATCGACCAGGCGTCCGACGCCCCTCCCGACTGTACCCTCCTCCCCTGTTGCCGTGCCGACTCTCGCCACTCCCAAGACAACCCGCGCGCGCCCTGCTCCTCTTCGGTTGCCTGTGACACCACCGTCCAATGTGACCATCGTCCCTTCGAGCTCGGCTCCTCAGCAGACATTGTTTGTATTCCCCCCCGATCGAAGTCATACTGCATGCACGCCTTCAACTCTCACATTGACCACGATGACGCCAAGGGTGGAATCGTTCGTTAATCCGGGACCGGGAGTTACTCCCACGCCGCGCAAAGGATCGTTTGGTGCGACGAGAAAACCTGGGGCGAAACGCATGAGTTGGTTAGGCATGGGTGTTGCTCCTGCTACTCCTACGACGGCATGCTCTCGCGTAGATGCCAAAGGTTGGGTAGGGCTCCTTCCGACTGCTACATCCGTTGGGAAGGATCCATCGACCCAACAATGA